The Salvia miltiorrhiza cultivar Shanhuang (shh) chromosome 1, IMPLAD_Smil_shh, whole genome shotgun sequence genome has a window encoding:
- the LOC131006074 gene encoding uncharacterized protein LOC131006074, giving the protein MLPPAVDESGDLAYRFHCLATKEEVIHKNKIFSDELQLPAEIDVIDDVDFVGSSHGWLALYNRKNTDLFLSNPIVDRHVKLPPLPTADRVILSASDAPLASATFGSRPLPTAPLRRRVDSLRRRPHLRQSGVLDQTQAPLLIQLEPSIHLLPINFFSHVRSTDKKMEDVVFVTRLHGNLNGCQYLKAISLNGDHLDGFFLDMSFMGEFDYVDYIEASYCGGIFCFNTFNGRIALCNPFANTVKFLPPTLPAPPSSYISFYNCGFGYDAKSDDYKVIRIFDVVKYNVEDSYSFSGATRKCELFSFKRNSWKEIESEGSSFLCADGGYALVDCSFHWLAMNFILAFNFSEEIFSYISLPPSFNVRSFNGDTPVCQVVVTPNYRLGVIFYSRVGESKTFQVWEYGIDEVWSKLYNDDAIINNVDKPLNLNGSLMYVSRESSPGRRQLLVYDWVGRILKELDIYDCEDVLGISTITTSFPTPKLRKSMPINGQSAEEWNACWDRHLQKVVKKG; this is encoded by the exons ATGCTGCCACCTGCCGTCGATGAAAGCGGTGACCTAGCTTACAGATTCCACTGCCTCGCAACGAAGGAGGAAGTGATTCACAAAAACAAGATATTCAGCGATGAATTGCAATTACCAGCCGAAATCGACGTAATCGACGACGTCGATTTCGTCGGATCATCACACGGTTGGTTAGCTTTGTACAATCGGAAAAACACCGATCTGTTTCTCTCAAATCCAATCGTCGATCGACACGTAAAGCTTCCACCTCTCCCCACCGCCGATCGCGTGATCCTCTCCGCCTCAGACGCGCCTCTCGCCTCCGCGACTTTCGGTTCGCGCCCACTGCCGACCGCGCCGCTGCGGCGGAGAGTGGACTCTCTTCGGCGGCGACCACACCTACGACAATCTGGTGTACTCGACCAAACACAAGCGCCTCTTCTGATACAACTCGAACCTTCAATACATCTTTTACCGATCAACTTCTTCTCTCAC GTTCGAAGCACGGATAAGAAAATGGAGGACGTCGTTTTTGTGACGCGATTGCATGGCAATCTGAATGGCTGTCAATATTTAAAGGCTATTAGCCTGAATGGTGACCACTTGGATGGTTTCTTTCTTGACATGTCATTTATGGGCGAATTTGACTATGTAGATTACATTGAGGCTAGTTATTGTGGTGGGATTTTCTGTTTCAATACTTTTAATGGTCGGATTGCTCTTTGCAACCCGTTTGCTAACACCGTGAAATTCCTTCCCCCGACCCTCCCCGCTCCCCCTTCGTCTTATATCAGTTTTTATAATTGTGGTTTTGGGTATGATGCTAAATCTGACGACTACAAGGTCATTAGAATCTTTGATGTTGTTAAGTACAACGTTGAAGATTCTTATAGTTTTTCTGGTGCCACTAGAAAATGTGAGTTGTTTTCCTTCAAACGTAATTCTTGGAAAGAGATTGAGTCCGAAGGAAGTTCGTTTCTTTGCGCCGATGGCGGTTATGCCCTTGTGGATTGTAGTTTTCATTGGTTAGCTATGAATTTCATTCTAGCATTTAATTTCAGTGAAGAAATTTTTTCTTACATCTCCTTACCACCATCTTTTAATGTAAGATCTTTTAATGGAGATACTCCAGTTTGTCAAGTTGTCGTAACTCCAAACTATCGTTTAGGTGTCATTTTCTATAGTAGAGTTGGAGAGTCCAAGACTTTTCAGGTTTGGGAATATGGAATAGATGAAGTATGGTCTAAATTATACAATGATGATGCCATTATCAATAATGTTGACAAACCATTGAACTTGAATGGTTCATTGATGTATGTTTCACGAGAATCTTCTCCGGGCCGCCGTCAACTACTAGTCTATGACTGGGTTGGGCGGATATTGAAAGAACTAGATATTTATGATTGTGAAGATGTGCTGGGGATTTCTACTATTACTACTTCATTCCCAACTCCCAAATTGCGGAAATCGATGCCGATTAA TGGCCAAAGTGCAGAAGAATGGAATGCGTGCTGGGATAGACATCTGCAGAAAGTTGTGAAGAAAGGTTGA
- the LOC131006075 gene encoding bidirectional sugar transporter SWEET17-like isoform X1 — protein MAELSFLLGILGNISAFLILLSPIGTFARIVKKRSTEDFSSFPYICMVLNASLWTYYGIIKPDALLTTVNGSGVVISTVYLSLYLVFAPPKARVRTAAVAAVMDVGIVAAAIWVSGWELEGESSISFTGFLCACFNLLRYASPLSIMKEVVMTKSVEYMPLLLSICLCANGLIWAIYAMLVRDIFLLVSLLFALLYFFTLLIVSRYTNFHHIKLKLLPPNTRSFSYSDFSRACQLSTNQY, from the exons ATGGCGGAGCTCAGTTTTTTGCTGGGGATTTTAG GTAATATCTCCGCATTTCTAATTCTGCTTTCGCCTAT AGGAACTTTCGCGAGGATAGTGAAGAAGCGATCGACCGAAGATTTCTCGAGCTTCCCATACATATGTATGGTGCTGAATGCGTCGCTGTGGACTTACTACGGAATCATCAAACCAGATGCATTGCTTACTACCGTCAATGGATCCGGCGTCGTTATCTCCACcgtctatctctctctctatctcgtATTTGCTCCTCCGAAGGCTAGG GTGAGGACGGCGGCGGTAGCGGCGGTGATGGATGTAGGGATTGTGGCGGCGGCGATATGGGTGAGTGGGTGGGAATTGGAGGGAGAATCGAGCATCAGTTTTACTGGGTTTCTGTGTGCATGTTTCAACCTTCTTCGCTACGCTTCCCCTTTGTCTATCATG AAAGAAGTGGTGATGACAAAGAGTGTGGAATACATGCCACTCTTGCTCTCAATTTGCCTCTGCGCCAACGGCCTTATTTGGGCTATTTATGCCATGTTAGTTCGTGACATTTTTCTCCTAGTAAGTCTCCTATttgctttactttatttttttacattGTTAATTGTGTCTAGATACACGAATTTTCATCACATTAAACTAAAACTTCTTCCTCCAAATACACGAAGTTTTAGTTATTCTGATTTTTCACGCGCTTGTCAATTGTCCACTAATCAATATTGA
- the LOC131006075 gene encoding bidirectional sugar transporter SWEET17-like isoform X2, whose amino-acid sequence MAELSFLLGILGNISAFLILLSPIGTFARIVKKRSTEDFSSFPYICMVLNASLWTYYGIIKPDALLTTVNGSGVVISTVYLSLYLVFAPPKARVRTAAVAAVMDVGIVAAAIWVSGWELEGESSISFTGFLCACFNLLRYASPLSIMKEVVMTKSVEYMPLLLSICLCANGLIWAIYAMLVRDIFLLVPHSMGFVLGASQLVLYAMYRKAKSSKSNSGIGDLEERCEHHQQLLIPSHN is encoded by the exons ATGGCGGAGCTCAGTTTTTTGCTGGGGATTTTAG GTAATATCTCCGCATTTCTAATTCTGCTTTCGCCTAT AGGAACTTTCGCGAGGATAGTGAAGAAGCGATCGACCGAAGATTTCTCGAGCTTCCCATACATATGTATGGTGCTGAATGCGTCGCTGTGGACTTACTACGGAATCATCAAACCAGATGCATTGCTTACTACCGTCAATGGATCCGGCGTCGTTATCTCCACcgtctatctctctctctatctcgtATTTGCTCCTCCGAAGGCTAGG GTGAGGACGGCGGCGGTAGCGGCGGTGATGGATGTAGGGATTGTGGCGGCGGCGATATGGGTGAGTGGGTGGGAATTGGAGGGAGAATCGAGCATCAGTTTTACTGGGTTTCTGTGTGCATGTTTCAACCTTCTTCGCTACGCTTCCCCTTTGTCTATCATG AAAGAAGTGGTGATGACAAAGAGTGTGGAATACATGCCACTCTTGCTCTCAATTTGCCTCTGCGCCAACGGCCTTATTTGGGCTATTTATGCCATGTTAGTTCGTGACATTTTTCTCCTA GTACCGCATAGCATGGGGTTTGTACTCGGAGCATCGCAGTTAGTACTCTATGCTATGTATAGAAAAGCAaagtcatcaaaatcaaatagtGGAATTGGTGATTTGGAAGAGAGATGTGAACATCACCAACAACTCCTTATTCCATCTCACAATTGA
- the LOC131006076 gene encoding uncharacterized protein LOC131006076: MEGRRRHNKWDNYKRPHHKRPPKGNCSWQPTVPSWEKEFCRVIGSMDWETLLQMKKFTHLYENVVKWDDSAGEEAFSNAKKRFWAEINGFPCHVSLPDPDLYIDNVDWDSETDPDLPPDLESEPLNSNADEDHDPVVIFGDSLFPNQAYSVVGWGDDDENFKVPTNSSSGNHGPPLMQNWGYSFDNGAAIGWPSYYNNAWHLGDVNPPSGYTTWGGSWNNDWGWNYSNNNVIYETMDNQEQGQWNERNAAKTNAGRNTPSEKTAPRVEGNESYKNHPKQSSVDKRSNSREWNSFSSCAPASHHAAITVEQTWNQQKSIR, from the exons ATGGAAGGCCGCAGGAGGCATAATAAGTGGGATAATTATAAGAGACCACATCATAAAAGGCCCCCCAAGGGAAATT GCAGTTGGCAGCCTACTGTGCCTTCATGGGAGAAAGAATTCTGCAGAGTGATTGGCTCGATGGACTGGGAGACACTACTGCAGATGAAGAAGTTTACACACCTCTATGAAAACGTGGTAAAGTGGGACGACTCTGCAGGTGAAGAAGCGTTCTCCAATGCTAAGAAACGTTTCTGGGCTGAAATCAATGGTTTTCCCTGTCACGTATCACTGCCCGATCCGGATCTCTACATCGACAATGTTGATTGGGATTCAGAAACCGATCCTGACCTGCCACCTGATCTTGAGTCCGAGCCTTTGAATTCTAATGCAGACGAAGACCATGACCCCGTTGTGATTTTTGGCGATTCCCTCTTCCCAAACCAGGCCTACTCAGTCGTAGGTTGGGGCGATGATGATGAAAACTTCAAAGTCCCAACTAATTCATCCTCAGGTAACCATGGCCCCCCTTTGATGCAAAACTGGGGCTATTCGTTCGATAACGGGGCTGCAATTGGATGGCCGAGTTATTACAACAACGCTTGGCACTTGGGTGACGTGAATCCACCATCTGGATACACGACGTGGGGAGGCAGCTGGAACAACGACTGGGGTTGGAACTACTCCAATAATAACGTGATTTACGAAACAATGGACAACCAAGAACAGGGACAATGGAACGAGAGGAACGCTGCCAAGACCAATGCTGGTAGAAACACGCCATCTGAGAAGACAGCGCCTAGAGTTGAAGGGAACGAGAGCTACAAGAATCACCCGAAACAATCTTCTGTGGACAAAAGGTCGAATTCAAGGGAGTGGAATTCTTTCAGCTCTTGTGCACCTGCCAGTCATCACGCTGCAATAACAGTTGAACAGACATGGAACCAGCAGAAGTCCATTCGATGA